Proteins encoded together in one Streptomyces umbrinus window:
- a CDS encoding GNAT family N-acetyltransferase → MPIRIARPDELPALVQYAEQPERNAATAAYLTDLLAKKCTRPEWCLVAEDEAGRLTAATALWTLPGNDVPMALVLLETRWDEPGLATGRALLAEAVALAGSLGATDLEHVIDSPTQPPQFQAEPERRAELLRLTGFERARDGRRFRRDSGAELTSYDGRLTWHSLPSLGREPFIALLAEALPTSADAQLAAKVARHGARRAAESVFADMEEFSYEPSWWEIGYTPDGTPAALSLPARNPSTAVIGLVAVSPARRGNGYATAVVARGTRMLVEAGAEEIRGDCDAANTAMIMAFERAGYENFADRQEFTRRL, encoded by the coding sequence ATGCCTATTCGTATCGCGCGTCCAGACGAACTACCTGCCCTCGTGCAGTACGCCGAGCAGCCCGAGCGCAACGCCGCGACGGCCGCCTACCTCACCGACCTACTTGCCAAGAAGTGCACCCGGCCGGAGTGGTGCCTGGTCGCGGAGGACGAGGCCGGTCGGCTCACCGCGGCCACCGCGCTGTGGACCCTCCCCGGGAACGACGTCCCGATGGCCCTGGTGCTCCTTGAGACGCGGTGGGACGAGCCGGGCCTGGCCACCGGCCGGGCGCTGCTGGCCGAGGCCGTCGCCCTGGCCGGCTCGCTCGGCGCCACGGACCTGGAGCACGTCATCGACTCGCCGACGCAGCCGCCGCAGTTCCAGGCGGAGCCGGAACGGCGCGCCGAGCTTCTCCGTCTGACGGGCTTCGAGCGCGCCCGTGACGGTCGCCGCTTCCGCCGCGACTCCGGGGCTGAACTCACTTCGTATGATGGCCGACTGACCTGGCATTCGCTGCCCAGTCTGGGCCGTGAGCCGTTCATCGCTCTCCTCGCCGAGGCGCTGCCGACCAGCGCCGACGCCCAACTCGCCGCCAAGGTCGCCCGGCATGGCGCCCGGCGTGCCGCGGAGAGCGTCTTCGCGGACATGGAGGAGTTCTCGTACGAGCCCTCGTGGTGGGAGATCGGCTACACCCCGGACGGCACGCCAGCCGCCCTCAGTCTCCCCGCCCGAAACCCCTCGACCGCGGTGATCGGCTTGGTGGCTGTGTCTCCCGCTCGCCGCGGCAACGGCTACGCGACGGCGGTGGTGGCCCGCGGCACGCGGATGCTGGTCGAAGCGGGCGCCGAGGAGATCCGCGGCGACTGCGACGCGGCCAACACCGCCATGATCATGGCTTTCGAACGGGCAGGCTACGAGAACTTCGCCGACCGCCAGGAGTTCACCCGACGGTTGTGA
- a CDS encoding SDR family NAD(P)-dependent oxidoreductase produces MSKPLTGKVALVTGGSRGLGAATVRLLAEQGANVAFTYVSSEKQAQAVVDEVHGKGAKAVAFQSDQADTSRAPALIDDVVAHFGGLDILVNNAAISVAGTVDDPDADTAPLDRMHATNYLGVIAVIRAASRVLRTGGRIITVSSGLGSRVGAPGLADYSATKSGIERYTMGVARDLGPRNITANVVEAGLMEGGMQPPDPETLKALVSSLSLQRMGHPDEIAAAIAFLASPTASYVTGAVLDAHGGYNA; encoded by the coding sequence ATGAGCAAGCCACTCACGGGCAAGGTCGCCCTGGTCACCGGGGGGTCGCGCGGGTTGGGAGCCGCGACCGTACGACTGCTGGCCGAGCAGGGCGCCAACGTCGCCTTCACCTACGTCAGCTCCGAGAAGCAGGCGCAGGCCGTCGTCGACGAGGTGCACGGCAAGGGAGCCAAGGCCGTCGCCTTCCAGTCCGACCAGGCGGACACGAGCCGGGCGCCGGCTCTGATCGACGACGTGGTCGCGCACTTCGGCGGCCTGGACATCCTCGTCAACAACGCGGCGATCTCCGTGGCTGGCACGGTGGACGACCCGGACGCCGACACCGCCCCACTGGACCGGATGCACGCCACCAACTACCTCGGCGTGATCGCCGTCATCCGGGCCGCTTCCCGAGTGCTGCGCACGGGCGGCCGCATCATCACAGTGAGTTCCGGACTGGGCTCCCGGGTCGGCGCCCCCGGCCTTGCCGACTACTCGGCGACCAAGTCCGGGATCGAGAGGTACACCATGGGGGTGGCACGGGACCTCGGCCCCCGGAACATCACGGCCAACGTCGTGGAGGCCGGACTGATGGAGGGCGGCATGCAACCGCCGGACCCCGAGACCCTCAAGGCCCTGGTCAGCTCGCTGTCCCTGCAACGCATGGGGCACCCCGACGAAATCGCCGCGGCGATCGCCTTCCTGGCGAGCCCCACCGCGTCGTACGTCACGGGCGCGGTGCTGGACGCCCACGGCGGCTACAACGCCTGA
- a CDS encoding Rrf2 family transcriptional regulator, translated as MSANSRLTIAAHALAWIGLYQRQGHEVATSEQIATSANTNPVVIRRLLGELRRAGLVESRRGVGAGWSLARELGSMTLLDVYEAVEPGPLFAMHRTTPDQGCVVGYGIQPAMQGIYEGIEETLRHELARVTLENVLRDVLAAPR; from the coding sequence ATGAGCGCCAACAGCAGGCTGACCATCGCCGCCCACGCGCTGGCCTGGATCGGTCTCTACCAGCGCCAGGGCCATGAGGTCGCCACCTCCGAGCAGATCGCGACCAGCGCGAACACCAACCCCGTGGTGATCAGGCGGCTGCTCGGCGAGCTGCGCAGGGCCGGGCTCGTGGAGTCCCGGCGGGGTGTGGGCGCGGGCTGGTCGCTGGCACGCGAGCTGGGGTCGATGACCCTGCTCGACGTGTACGAGGCGGTGGAACCCGGCCCGCTGTTCGCGATGCACCGCACCACCCCGGACCAGGGGTGCGTGGTGGGTTACGGAATCCAGCCGGCGATGCAGGGCATCTACGAGGGCATCGAGGAGACCCTGAGACACGAGCTGGCCCGCGTCACGCTCGAGAACGTACTCCGGGACGTACTCGCGGCACCTCGCTAG